A stretch of Physeter macrocephalus isolate SW-GA unplaced genomic scaffold, ASM283717v5 random_281, whole genome shotgun sequence DNA encodes these proteins:
- the RAB5IF gene encoding GEL complex subunit OPTI isoform X2: MSGGRRKEEPPQPQLANGALKVSVWSKVLRSDAAWEDKDEFLDVIYWFRQIIAVVLGVIWGVLPLRGFLGIAGFCLINAGVLYLYFSNYLQIDEEEYGGTWELTKEGFMTSFALFMVIWIIFYTAIHYD; the protein is encoded by the exons ATGAGCGGCGGGCGGCGGAAGGAGGAGCCGCCTCAGCCGCAGCTGGCTAACGGGGCCCTCAAAGTCTCCGTCTGGAGCAAGGTGCTGCGGAGCGACGCGGCCTGGGAGGACAAG GATGAATTTTTAGATGTGATCTACTGGTTCCGACAGATCATTGCTGTGGTCCTAGGTGTCATTTGGGGAGTGTTACCGTTGCGAGGTTTCTTGGGAATAGCAGG ATTCTGCCTGATCAATGCAGGTGTCCTGTACCTCTACTTCAGCAACTACCTACAGATAGATGAGGAAGAGTATGGCGGCACGTGGGAGCTCACAAAGGAAGGGTTTATGACATCGTTTGCCTTGTTCATG GTCATTTGGATCATCTTTTACACTGCCATCCACTATGACTGA
- the RAB5IF gene encoding GEL complex subunit OPTI isoform X1, protein MSGGRRKEEPPQPQLANGALKVSVWSKVLRSDAAWEDKDEFLDVIYWFRQIIAVVLGVIWGVLPLRGFLGIAGFCLINAGVLYLYFSNYLQIDEEEYGGTWELTKEGFMTSFALFMNLAQTTKSESLGGGAQASLYVFKEPTRLQRSFGSSFTLPSTMTDGAQPPPALCLSGPKDPLSYTTETRLLGGTPATRNLEDPFPGPRISVVGVSVFCKGCDLKLFKEPSTFWGSISQLSITNRFFLDTIMKHLFVDWSCPLIWCTSGPG, encoded by the exons ATGAGCGGCGGGCGGCGGAAGGAGGAGCCGCCTCAGCCGCAGCTGGCTAACGGGGCCCTCAAAGTCTCCGTCTGGAGCAAGGTGCTGCGGAGCGACGCGGCCTGGGAGGACAAG GATGAATTTTTAGATGTGATCTACTGGTTCCGACAGATCATTGCTGTGGTCCTAGGTGTCATTTGGGGAGTGTTACCGTTGCGAGGTTTCTTGGGAATAGCAGG ATTCTGCCTGATCAATGCAGGTGTCCTGTACCTCTACTTCAGCAACTACCTACAGATAGATGAGGAAGAGTATGGCGGCACGTGGGAGCTCACAAAGGAAGGGTTTATGACATCGTTTGCCTTGTTCATG aaccTAGCCCAAACAAcgaaatcagaatctctgggaggtGGCGCCCAGGCATCTCTGTATGTTTTTAAAGAGCCCACAAGATTGCAAAG GTCATTTGGATCATCTTTTACACTGCCATCCACTATGACTGACGGTGCACAGCCCCCACCTGCTCTCTGTCTGTCTGGTCCAAAGGACCCTCTTAGTTACACCACAGAAACACGATTGTTGGGGGGCACCCCAGCCACGCGGAACCTGGAAGACCCGTTTCCTGGACCGAGAATCAGTGTGGTGGGCGTCAGTGTTTTCTGCAAGGGTTGTGACctgaaactttttaaagaaccatCCACCTTTTGGGGAAGCATTTCTCAGTTGTCCATCACCAACCGTTTCTTCTTGGATACCATCATGAAACACCTGTTTGTCGATTGGAGCTGTCCTTTAATTTGGTGCACCTCTGGACCCGGATGA